The following is a genomic window from Candidatus Dormiibacterota bacterium.
GCACCCGCTCGGCGGGACGGAGGGCGTCGACGGCGAGGGCGGCGGCGGCATGGGTGGCCGCGCTGCCCGCGGCCTCCTCGGCGGCGGCCAGCCGGTGGCGCAGGATCGCGGCGCGCCGCGCCCAGAGCCAGATGATCACCGCCTCGGCGAGCACCACCAGGGCGAGGCCGACGACGACCTCGTTGTGATGGTCGCCGAGGAAGCGGTCAAGTCCGTCGACGTACGTGTGCATCTCCACCTCGCTCACGCCGGCGAGGATCCGCCCGGCTCAGCCGAGACTAGCACCGACCCCCGGCATCCCCGGGGGCCGTCCGACGGACTGTCGAGCCGCCGTCACAGAGGCGTTGCCCGTGACCTCAGGCCGCCTTGCCGCAGTTCTTGGCGTGCTTGACGATCCGCTCGCGCTTGGGCTCGCCGGGCTTGCGGGTGTGGCGGAACGCGATCTCGACGCTGATCTCGTTCTGGCGCATCAGGTTGTTGCAGATGGGGCAGCGAACCTTGGTGAGGATGTCCTTCTGGGATGTGACTCCCTTGGACTCCTTGATCGTGTTGGCCATGACGGCGGCTCCTGTGGCCTCTCGTGAGGCGGCTGGCGACGGACGCGGCGCCACCGCCGCTGCCCGGGCCATTGTAGGGCGCGCCCGCCGGTGCGGAGCCGCGGGCGCAGAGCCGTCACCGCTCCCGTCCGCCCGGGTACCATCCCGCGCTCGTGAGAACCACCACCCTCCCCCGGCGCCTGCTGACCCTGGCGGGCGCGTCCGCGCTGGTCCTGCTGAGCGGCTGCGGTGCCACCGACGCCACCACCTCGCCGACCGCCGACGCCGGCGGGGCGGCGGGCGCCTCCACCACCACCACCGCCACCGCGTCGGGCAACTGCGCCAAGGTGCAGCCCCGCACCGACGACTTCCACCAGGCGGTGACGCTGACCACCACCACCGGCGACGGGCTCAAGTACGGCGACATCACCCCCGGCACCGGCGCCGAGGCGGCCGCCGGCAAGAACGTCACCATGAACTACAGCGGCTGGACCCAGGACGGGAAGCTCTTCGACAGCTCCCGCGGCTCCGGCCGGACCCCGTTCGAGGTCGACAACCTCGGGCAGGCGTCGGTGATCAAGGGCTGGAACGAGGGGATCGTGGGGATGAAGCTGGGCGGCGTCCGCCGGCTGGTCATCCCCCCGGCGCTCGGCTACGGCGCCCAGGGCTACCCGCCGGTCATCCCCGCCAACGCCACTCTGACCTTCGATGTCGAGCTCGTCTGCATCCTGAGCTGATCAGCCCCGGGCGGCGCGCACGTAGCGGGCGGCGAGGCGCGGGCGGGTGATCGCCAGCCGGGCGATGTGCCGGGGGCGGAAGTCGGTGCGCAGCGAGGCGGTGACGAACCACGAGGGGGTGTCGCCGATGGCGCTGATCGCCGCGTCCCAGCGGGCGTCGACGAAGCCGGTCAGCGCCCGGTTCACGCGGTAGGCGACCGCGAAGTCGCGGCGGTGG
Proteins encoded in this region:
- a CDS encoding FKBP-type peptidyl-prolyl cis-trans isomerase, which produces MTTTTGDGLKYGDITPGTGAEAAAGKNVTMNYSGWTQDGKLFDSSRGSGRTPFEVDNLGQASVIKGWNEGIVGMKLGGVRRLVIPPALGYGAQGYPPVIPANATLTFDVELVCILS